TCCATGGCGATCTGTGAATGGGTAATAAtttgtttagtattttttgCATCTTGCCTTCCTACGAAGGACAGTATATCACCAATGCGACTGAAGCTTATGACGTTAAAATGCTGTACAAGATaacttttacatatttttttatttatttaaaattagttCTGACGGTACAATGTCAGTTTCAATGAAAGTAATtcaaaaaaatactttcataTTACAGGATTTCAAACGAACGGAAaatgaacatattttttgtttatagttTCCAATATATATGTGCAATCGGTGCGCTATGTTCGCTTTAGTAGTTAGGGCTTAAATAAATCAAAGTTCAACATCCATTTCAGGCCAAGTGCCGTTCCGACTACAAATTTACTTATAGAAATGAGTGATGTGAGATGTAACTGCATGCATAATTTTTGCTGAAGTTCTTTTcggtttattattttgtcgAAAGGAACATTGCATTTCAGCAACTTTGAAAAGATATCACGTATAGCGAAAATATGGAGTAATATATGGCCAAAGCATAATCAGAATGTTTCGCTTGAACCTTTTTGGTTTGTGTACAAACATACtcggttaaaaaaatattgtttgttaACATAAAATATCAGATCGAATATTCTTTAAAAAGATTCTCTGTAACAAGAGCGTAAATCGAATAAAAGAATGATAAAAGataatcaacaaaaacaaaaaggaattgATTTTATGATTACAGATTGGCTTCAATCAGGCTGGCTTACAAAAGCAATCGAATAGCCAAAATGCAAGTGTTGGTTTGATTTGATAGTAtgaagaaatcgaagaattccTGTAGCAAAATAAATGCTATTCAACCTGACCCTGAACCTCAGCGACCAAGCTTTAATACATACCTGCCACTTTCTCGATCTTTGTAGCCTTTTCTTTGTGTCACCTTGATCGGAGGTTTACGCGTGACATGCGAAACGAGAAGATTCATGAGAATGTCTTCACAGTTGGACGATTGTTGTACCGTCTTTAACAGCAGATACGACAGCCAGTTCGTATAGAGATAGTTGTAGTACCGATGATAAAACGCGGCTCCAGTCAAAACAATCGAGTAATAGTTTGTCCATTTAGATGTATAGCCCCAAGCGTTCTAGACGACGACGTAAAGTAAATTATTGGCAGTGCATAAACAGTACGTTAGAAAAACGACATCATTCCGTTTCTTCCCTACCTTTGAATCGTCCCAGAAATGTGCCCTCGCAGGATAGCCAACGATGCGATCGGGAAAATCGCGCCACACCTGATAAGCGAAGTCTAGCTCGTCCGTGTTCAATATAGCGTCCTCGTCCAGTGACAAAACGGCGTCAGTCTCGATTTGTTCGTGGGGATAGAATCTTTGGGATATGCTTGGTCTATCTTCGCTCGTGCTGCCCGATATGATGTGCAGTGGAATGTGACCTGTCGACGGCCAACGTTTCTTCGGCGGTACGGATCTATCAGTAGCCCACAGAATTAAAATCTGTAATGGAAAACATTCGAACACACATTATTTTATCTATATCTGGAGGTTTGTGGAACTTTCTGACTAACCTTATCTATGTATTGGCTTTTGGTAATACTTTTGACTAGCTTGTATAAAGCCGTGTTTGGTGTAAGCTGCGTACCGATCTGTACAAATATTACGGCGGTATAATTCAGTCCGGGCGTATGGCCTAGTTTATCCAGCAGGAACGGAAATCGGCGATAAGTATCGGAAAAGGTTGGAATCGTCAACAGTGCACCCGGAGACGTATTCCAAATCAGTCCGTTCCGATGGGGATAGTCTGGTAGTCTCTCACGGATAATCTGATACGTTGAAAAGGATCGAAGAACATAACTTTGCCATTGCATTTGCCTAAATATGGGTAGCGGGGTTTGTGCGGATATTTACCTCaaatgttgtaaaaataattttctcgaTAGAACTAAAATAACGCTCCCAAAGCACTTGTGTCTGCTGACGTAAAGCTAAAATACGGCTTGTTGAGACGGACCGCACAATGTCCGGAACCTGGGGAAAATATAGTAAGCATAAATTAATAgtcaatgttttctttttgtacgaCATTTATCGAcatctactactactaatcaCTCACTTGTAACAACAGTCTTTCATCTGCCCAAATAGCCGCCTGTTTCCAGTCAATTTTTGACTGAAAAGGTAATACCCACGAGTTTGAAAGCAACACCGGTATGCAACCTGCTTGCAGCACTTCAAGAAACCTACAACAAAAGAAGTAAATGTAATTATAATGACCATATTTGTGCTAAAAACCAATCGAAAGTTTATTCACCTAAATGATCCTAATCGACGTCCCCGTGGTACCAGACAGAATGTGGAATTTTGTAACAAAGTTTCGTAGTCATATCTgttgaaatgataaaaaaatcagGTTTATCAGTGCATTATTTTTTCGCTATTTATTTCTATCTTTCATTTATCATAAAGTAAGCAATAATTCAGTAAATTCTCACCTATCATATTCTCGGTTATCTTCGTCACAACGAGCATCCTGCAGATCTCGCCAGCTTTTCCCATGTTTGCAAGTTGTTACTAATACAAAATCTCGAGCATTGTGCAAGTGAAACAATGAATTTCGCGTCTCAGAACCTATGCCATGGACATACCTGAAAGAGGGAATACACACAGATGGTAGAAGAGTTTTCATATTACTAAACACACAACGAATGGTAGCCAAAACCGTGTACCATATTTTACAATTAACCGATTGGTATGAATGGTCAAGTAAGGTAGTTCCAATACGATTTGCATAGAGGGAccataaaaccaaaaatgtgtttttaatgtACGTATGTATGCTTGAATACACAACGCAAACGTGCATCTCATTGTTATTCAAGGCGAGTGAAAATGGGCAATAATTTTGTATTCGAGTTGATATGGAGAAAAATTCAAGGTTTCTGTACGATGCGATTTACAttgtttttgtaaacatttcGCGTCGATTCTTAAATTTAAAGCGATGAGCAAATGTGTAAGGAAGCTTCAAATAatattcaacaaacaaaagaataaaaaaaatacctcCACACTCACCTCTTTCCCTTAAAGGCTAGCAgatattttttgttggctgGAAAGTTGTTGCTGACCACGAAACCCGTATTGCCACCGCGCAGAGGAAACTGTTTGTGAAACAACGGAATGCTAACGTCAAAGCCGGGCCGTAGCGATTGGACGCTCATGCTGGCTTTAGCTAGGATCGCCTGGCCCGGATCAAACCCGAGCCCATTCTCGTTGT
This genomic window from Anopheles maculipalpis chromosome 2RL, idAnoMacuDA_375_x, whole genome shotgun sequence contains:
- the LOC126557170 gene encoding exostosin-1, translated to MQAKKRYILVIICCAFLAYCYLGGYRLKGLQTLFRMRIRKNPDNLPSYQQLHYQYTDSAERAGGHTQPPPDDDLFAPPAYESPSRSRDLAPPQPAFQGGAGRRVTDEGSVAFKSCRMETCFDFSKCSDKNFYVYVYPPEPLNSLGAPPPISQNYQKIISAIQESRYYTTDPAQACLFVLGIDTLDRDSLSEDFVRNVPSRLQRLPHWNNGRNHIIFNLYSGTWPDYNENGLGFDPGQAILAKASMSVQSLRPGFDVSIPLFHKQFPLRGGNTGFVVSNNFPANKKYLLAFKGKRYVHGIGSETRNSLFHLHNARDFVLVTTCKHGKSWRDLQDARCDEDNREYDRYDYETLLQNSTFCLVPRGRRLGSFRFLEVLQAGCIPVLLSNSWVLPFQSKIDWKQAAIWADERLLLQVPDIVRSVSTSRILALRQQTQVLWERYFSSIEKIIFTTFEIIRERLPDYPHRNGLIWNTSPGALLTIPTFSDTYRRFPFLLDKLGHTPGLNYTAVIFVQIGTQLTPNTALYKLVKSITKSQYIDKILILWATDRSVPPKKRWPSTGHIPLHIISGSTSEDRPSISQRFYPHEQIETDAVLSLDEDAILNTDELDFAYQVWRDFPDRIVGYPARAHFWDDSKNAWGYTSKWTNYYSIVLTGAAFYHRYYNYLYTNWLSYLLLKTVQQSSNCEDILMNLLVSHVTRKPPIKVTQRKGYKDRESGRSPWNDPDHFIQRQSCLNTFAAVFGYMPLLRSNLRLDPVLYRDSVSNLRKKYRQIELVGS